From Gemmatimonadota bacterium:
GGGGACCATCACCGCCGACGCCGGCGAGCGAGCCCAGCGTGCGCGCGAACACCTCGAAGGCGCCACGTGCGACCTGGGGGCGGCCGTTGGCGCGGAAGACGGTCAGGAACAGGATGGGCCCGGCCGGAGTGAGCAGCTCGGAGAGGAAGAACTCGCAGGTGCTGCCGCGGTTCTGGGACTGGGCCATGCCGGGGTCGCCGACCAGCTCCCCGATGCGCTTGCCGGTCGCGTGGATCCCGGCCGCCAGGGTGGCGACCTTCATCACCTGGCGCGCGTCGGCGAAGCCACGTTGCAGGAGGAGCCGTCCGGAGCGGTTCATGAGCATGACCCGCTCCGCGCCCGCGTCCCGGACGAACGTGTCCACCGCGATGTCCAAGGGTCCCGGCGGAGGAAGCCGCGTCGGCACTCCTCCGGTCGACCTCACGTTCATGCCGCCCCGGCCTATCCTCCGCGCGCGGTTCTGGCGTACGCCAGCGCCGCCGCGAGATCGGGCGGAGGTGGGATTCGGAAGTGCAGGTGCTCTCCGCTCAACGGGTGAGCGAAGGAGAGCGCCCGGGCATGCAAGAACTGCCTGGGCACGCGGGCAAGGAGTTCCCTCGCCCAGCGTCTGTCCGGCCCCGCGATTCCGCGCTCCCAGCCCGCGCCATACAGGGAATCTCCGATGACCGGATGGCCCAGATGCAAGAGGTGGACCCGGATCTGGTGGGTCCGGCCGGTGGACAGACGCACGTCCAGGAGCTCGCCGGACGGCCAGCGCTCCCGCACCCGGATCAGCGTACGGGCGGCGCGTCCGCCCTCCACCACGGCCATGCGTTTGCGGTCCCGCGGATCGCGACCGATGGGCGCCTCGACGGTGAGGCGGTCCTCGGGCAGATGCCCCCAGGACGCCGCCAGATAAAGGCGTTTGATCTCCCTCCGCCGCAGTTGCTCGGACAGCGCCAGGTGGGCGCGATCGGTCTTCGCCACGAGCAGGAGTCCGGACGTGTCGCGGTCGAGCCGATGGACGATGCCGGGGCGCAGCCGACCGCCCACGCCGGACAGATCGCGGACGTGGAACAGCAGCGCGTTGACCAGGGTGCCCGTGCGATGCCCGGGGGCCGGATGGACCACCATGCCGGCAGGTTTGTCCACCACCAGCAGCTCGGCGTCCTCGTGGACCACGTGCAGGGGAAGGTCCTCGGCGGGGATGTCCACCGGCTCGGGCGGAGGCACGTCCACCTCGATCACCTGACCGGGCTCGACCGCCTCCGACTTGCGGACGGCACGTCCGTCCACGCGCACGCGCCCCTCCTCCGCCAGCCGCGCCACCCGTGTGCGCGAGAGCCCCAACCGGTCGGCCACGAAGCGGTCGAGCCGACCGCGGTCGCCTTCCCCGACCTCAAGACGCGCGGCGCTGTCGCTCATGCAGTCGGCGCTCGTCCCACCAGATGGCGACGATCAGCGCGATCGTGCCGAACAGGACGGCCACGTCCGCGAGGTTGAAGACCGGGAAGGACAGGGATCCCAGGCGCAGGTCGATGAAGTCCACCACGCCGGGCGGGTCCTTGAGACGGTCGATGAGGTTGCCCAGCGCACCCCCGAACGTGAGGGCCACGGCGTACAGCCGGAAGCGGAGCTCGACCGGCATGAACAGGAAGACGAGCGCCAGCAGCAGAGTGGCCGCGAGCGAGAGCAGCGTGGGCCCGTTCGCGCCTCCCACCGCGAGCCCGAACGCCGAGCCCGGGTTCAGCAGGTAGGTCACGCGCAGCACGCCCTCCACGACCGCCTGGGCGTCTCCCGGTTGGAGCAGGACGCGGATGAAGTTCTTCGACGCCTGGTCCAGCAGGACCACGCCTCCGCTCACGCCGAACAGCGCGACCGCCTTGCCGGGGCGCCGGACGCCGCCCGCCTGCCTGGTGCGGTCCGCCATCCGGCCCCCGGCTCAGCCCGTCTCCACGGGCTCGAGGCCGATCCAGGCGGTGCGGCCGTCGAGGTCCTCGTCCCGCGCATGCGCGAACGCGCCCGGCTCCGGCCGGTCCAGCACCTGCACGTCGAGCGCCAGGGTCTCGCTGGCCAGCGCCTGGGCGTACGCCTCGGCCGCGGCCCGCACGTCGTCGGGGCCGGCCACCGCCAACCGGATGCGGTCCGAGACCGCGAGCCCGCCGTCCTTGCGCAGGCGCTGGACGCGGTTGACCAGCTCGCGGTAGAGGCCTTCGCGCACGAGCCCGTCGTCCAGGGTCGGGTCCAGCGCCGCGACGTACCCGCCCTCGGCGCGCACGGCGTAGTCCCCCGCGGCCTCCTCCACCACGTCCAGGTCGCCCGGCTGCAGCGCGAAGCGCTCGCCCTCCACCGCGATCTCCACGGGCTCCCCGGCCCGGTACCGGCGGAGCGCGTCCGCATCCAGGTCGCGGATGGCGGTGGCCGCCTGCTCCGTCCGCTTCTGGAAGCGCTTGCCCAGCACCCGGTAGTTCGGCTTGGCGCTGACCTGCACCAGGCCGTCGGAGGTGGTGATGAAGTCCACCTGCTTCACGTTCAGCTCGTCCTCCAGGACCTCCAGGACGTCGGGACGCGGCACCTGGCCGCCCGGCACCACCGCGCGCAGCTGACGCAGCGGCTGGCGCACCCGGATGCGCACATCCTCCCGCGCCGCCCGGCCGAGCCGGGACAGCATGCGCACCGCGCGCATCTCCTCCTCCAACGCGGGGTCGGACAGGGCGCCGGGGCCGCTCTCCGGGAACGGCGTGAGGTGCGCGCTCTGGCTGGTCAGGGCGCGGCACAGCGCATCCGCCACGAACGGCGTGACGGGCGCCAACAACAGCGCGAGCGTGTGCAGCGCGTCGTGGAGCGTGCGGAAGGCGGCGCGCGTGTCGTGCGCGTCGGTGTTGCCCCAGAAACGGCGGCGGGAGCGGCGCACGTACCAATTGGACAGGTCGTCGACGAACGCGCCGACTTCCCGGTAGGGCCGCGTGATCTGATAGCCATCCAGCTCCGACCGCACCAGGCGCACCAGTCCGTCCAGCCGGGCCAGCACCCAGCGATCGAGCACGGGACGGGCCTCCGGCGCGGGATCGGCGTCCGAAGGCGACCAGCCTTCCAGGTTCGCGTACAGCGCGAAGAAGCGGTACGTCTCCAGCAGGGTGTCGAACAACGCCCGGCTGGCGTCGGCCACGCCCGCCGGATCGTAGCGCTTGTCCGCCCACGGGTAGCTGACCGTCATCATGGCCCAGCGCAACGCGTCGGCGCCGTGTTCGGCGATGGCGTCGAACGGGTCCACGACGTTCCCGCGGGACTTGGACATCTTGAGGCCGTCCGCGTCCAGGATCAGCCCGTTGACGATGACGTTCTTGAACGACGGTCCCTTGCCCAGCATCGTGGAGATGGCGAGCAGCGAGTAGAACCAGCCGCGCGTCTGGTCCATGGCCTCGCAGATGTAGTCCGCCGGGAACTGGTCCGCGAACACGTCCTGGTTCTCGAACGGGTAGTGCCATTGCGCATAAGGCATGGCGCCCGAGTCGAACCACACGTCGATCACGGCGGTCGTGCGCTTCATGGTGCCGCCGCACGCGCACGGCCACGTGTACTCGTCGATGAACGGCCGGTGCGGATCGAACGGCTCGGGCAACGGGCCCGCCTTGTCGGCCAGGGCCGCGAAGCTGCCGATCCACTCCACGTGGTCCGCGTCGCGATCACAGATCCACACCGGCAGCGGCGTGCCCCAGAACCGGTCGCGCGACAGCGCCCAGTCCACGTTGCCCTCCAACCAGGCTCCGAAGCGGCCCTCCCCCACCTCGGGGGGGTGCCAGGCGATCTGGTGATGGTTGGCGAGCAGCTGGTCCTTGAGCGACGACGTGGCGGCGAACCAGGAGTCGCGTGCCATGTAGATCAGGGGCGAGCGGCAGCGCCAGCAGTGCGGATAGCTGTGCAGGTAGTGCTCGGTGCGGAACAGCCGACCGCGTTCGGCCAGCAGCTCCAGGATGGGCGCGTCGGCGTCCTTGACGAACAGACCGCCCACGACCGGCACGGCCGTCCCGAAGCGGCCCTGGTCGTCGATGGGCCGCAGGAGGGGCAGGCCGTAGCGCTGCCCGGCCGCGAAGTCGTCGGCCCCGAACGCCGGCGCGATGTGCACCAGGCCCGTTCCGTCCTCGGCGGATACGAAGTCCTCCGCGACCACCGTCCAGGCGGTCGCGGACGGGTCGTCCACCGCGATGAGATCCAGCGGCCGCTCGTACCGCGTCCCCACCAGGTCGGCACCGCGGTGCCGAGCCCGCACGGGCGCGTCCTCGCCGAACAGGGCGGCCAACCGCGATTCGGCCACGATGCGCGGACCCGCCTCGGTGTCCACCTCCACGTAGGTCAGATCCGGATGGACGGCCAGGGCGGCGTTGGACGGGACCGTCCAGGGCGTCGTGGTCCACACCACGAAGGCCCGGCCGTCCGGGTCGGCCTGACCGTCCTCCCCGCGCAGGGGGGCCAGGAAGTAGAGGGAGGGGTCTTCGACGTCCTCGTAGCCCTGGGCCACCTCGTGCGACGAGAGGGCGGTCCCGCAGCGCGGGCAGTACGGCACACTCTTGTGGCCGCGGTAGAGCAGTCCCTTCCCCGCCAGCTCCGACAGGATCCACCACACGCTTTCGATGTAGTCGGCGTGGTAGGTCACGTACGGCTTGGAGTAGTCGAGCCAGTAGCCGATGCGCTCGGAGAGCTCCTCCCAGACCTCCTGATAGGTCCAGACGGACTCGCGACACACCTCGTTGAAGCGCTCGATCCCGATGGCCTCGATGTCGGGCTTGCCGGAGATGCCGAGCTTCTTCTCCGCCTCGATCTCCACGGGGAGCCCGTGGGTGTCCCAACCCGCCTTGCGCAGCACGCGCCGGCCGGTCAGCGCACGGTACCGGCAGATCAGGTCCTTGGTGGTCCGCGCGATGATGTGGTGGAAGCCGGGGCGGCCGTTGGCCGTGGGCGGGCCCTCGTAGAAGACGAAGGGCGGGTTGTCCCGCGTCCATTCGAGCGTGCGCTCGAACAGGTGCTCCTCCCGCCAGCGGGCCAGCACCTGCTCTTCCAGCTCGTTCAGCGACTTGGGCAGCTCGGGATAGCTCATGCGTCGGCGAAGTGGGCGATGACGTCGTGGACGAGCCCGGTCAGATGGGGCTCGGCCTCCATGGCCGTGCGGATGATGGTGTTCACGTCCGCCGGCTCCAATGCATCCGGCAGACAGGCGTCGGTGACGATGGACAGACCCAGCACGCGGATGCCCATGTGGCGGGCCACGATCACCTCGGGCACGGTGGACATGCCCACCACGTCGGCGCCGAGCGCGCGCAGCATGCGGTATTCGGCACGCGTCTCGAGGTTGGGACCCACCACCGCGACGTAGACGCCGCGCCGGAGCGGGAGGCCGCGCCGGAGCGCGACGTCCTGTGCCAGGCGCTGGAGGGCGCGGTCGTACGGCTCCGACATGTCCGGGAAGCGCGGTCCCAGCGCATCCAGGTTGGGGCCCACCAGGGGGTTGTCGCCCAACAGGTTGATGTGGTCGTCCAGGAGGACCAGGTCACCGGGCGACCAGAGCGGGTTCATCCCGCCGGACGCGCCGGTGACGATCAGCACGTCGATGCCCAGCCGGCCCAACACGCGGATGGGGAAGGTCACCTGCTGCAGGGTGTAGCCCTCATAGCGGTGGAAGCGGCCCTGCAGGACCACGACCGGCACCCCGGCCAGGGAGCCCAGCAGCAGACGCCCGCTGTGGCTCTCGACGGTGGCCAGTGGGAAACCGGGCAGGTCCGTGTAGGGCACCGTGGCTTTCACGTCCATCTCGGACGCCAGCCGCCCGAGTCCCGTCCCGAGCACGATCCCCACGCGCGGCGGCACGAAGCCGGGCGCGTTCCGGATGCGCTCGGCGGCCGCGTCGACCGCCGCGAGGGTCGGGACCGTGTCCGTGCTCATGCCTCGGATCCGGGGCGCTCCTGGGACTCGCCCATCGAGAAGCGCCAGTGGGGCTGCCAGGGCTCGTCGCCGGAGCGCTCCGACCCGTCGGGCCGCAACTGGTCGATGTCCACCACGTCTTCGTCCGCGCCTTCCTCGTCGTCGGCGTGGGACGATGCCGCGCGCCGCGCGCCCGCATCGTCGGGGCGGTTCACGAACAGGTCGAGCTCCAGCGGCTTCTCCTCCAACGGGCTGCGG
This genomic window contains:
- the lspA gene encoding signal peptidase II is translated as MADRTRQAGGVRRPGKAVALFGVSGGVVLLDQASKNFIRVLLQPGDAQAVVEGVLRVTYLLNPGSAFGLAVGGANGPTLLSLAATLLLALVFLFMPVELRFRLYAVALTFGGALGNLIDRLKDPPGVVDFIDLRLGSLSFPVFNLADVAVLFGTIALIVAIWWDERRLHERQRRAS
- the ileS gene encoding isoleucine--tRNA ligase; protein product: MSYPELPKSLNELEEQVLARWREEHLFERTLEWTRDNPPFVFYEGPPTANGRPGFHHIIARTTKDLICRYRALTGRRVLRKAGWDTHGLPVEIEAEKKLGISGKPDIEAIGIERFNEVCRESVWTYQEVWEELSERIGYWLDYSKPYVTYHADYIESVWWILSELAGKGLLYRGHKSVPYCPRCGTALSSHEVAQGYEDVEDPSLYFLAPLRGEDGQADPDGRAFVVWTTTPWTVPSNAALAVHPDLTYVEVDTEAGPRIVAESRLAALFGEDAPVRARHRGADLVGTRYERPLDLIAVDDPSATAWTVVAEDFVSAEDGTGLVHIAPAFGADDFAAGQRYGLPLLRPIDDQGRFGTAVPVVGGLFVKDADAPILELLAERGRLFRTEHYLHSYPHCWRCRSPLIYMARDSWFAATSSLKDQLLANHHQIAWHPPEVGEGRFGAWLEGNVDWALSRDRFWGTPLPVWICDRDADHVEWIGSFAALADKAGPLPEPFDPHRPFIDEYTWPCACGGTMKRTTAVIDVWFDSGAMPYAQWHYPFENQDVFADQFPADYICEAMDQTRGWFYSLLAISTMLGKGPSFKNVIVNGLILDADGLKMSKSRGNVVDPFDAIAEHGADALRWAMMTVSYPWADKRYDPAGVADASRALFDTLLETYRFFALYANLEGWSPSDADPAPEARPVLDRWVLARLDGLVRLVRSELDGYQITRPYREVGAFVDDLSNWYVRRSRRRFWGNTDAHDTRAAFRTLHDALHTLALLLAPVTPFVADALCRALTSQSAHLTPFPESGPGALSDPALEEEMRAVRMLSRLGRAAREDVRIRVRQPLRQLRAVVPGGQVPRPDVLEVLEDELNVKQVDFITTSDGLVQVSAKPNYRVLGKRFQKRTEQAATAIRDLDADALRRYRAGEPVEIAVEGERFALQPGDLDVVEEAAGDYAVRAEGGYVAALDPTLDDGLVREGLYRELVNRVQRLRKDGGLAVSDRIRLAVAGPDDVRAAAEAYAQALASETLALDVQVLDRPEPGAFAHARDEDLDGRTAWIGLEPVETG
- a CDS encoding RluA family pseudouridine synthase; amino-acid sequence: MSDSAARLEVGEGDRGRLDRFVADRLGLSRTRVARLAEEGRVRVDGRAVRKSEAVEPGQVIEVDVPPPEPVDIPAEDLPLHVVHEDAELLVVDKPAGMVVHPAPGHRTGTLVNALLFHVRDLSGVGGRLRPGIVHRLDRDTSGLLLVAKTDRAHLALSEQLRRREIKRLYLAASWGHLPEDRLTVEAPIGRDPRDRKRMAVVEGGRAARTLIRVRERWPSGELLDVRLSTGRTHQIRVHLLHLGHPVIGDSLYGAGWERGIAGPDRRWARELLARVPRQFLHARALSFAHPLSGEHLHFRIPPPPDLAAALAYARTARGG
- a CDS encoding purine-nucleoside phosphorylase; translated protein: MSTDTVPTLAAVDAAAERIRNAPGFVPPRVGIVLGTGLGRLASEMDVKATVPYTDLPGFPLATVESHSGRLLLGSLAGVPVVVLQGRFHRYEGYTLQQVTFPIRVLGRLGIDVLIVTGASGGMNPLWSPGDLVLLDDHINLLGDNPLVGPNLDALGPRFPDMSEPYDRALQRLAQDVALRRGLPLRRGVYVAVVGPNLETRAEYRMLRALGADVVGMSTVPEVIVARHMGIRVLGLSIVTDACLPDALEPADVNTIIRTAMEAEPHLTGLVHDVIAHFADA